AATAGTGGAGAATATGGGCAAGATCTTACCGAGCATTTAAAATTAGGAATTACCTATGGAGCCATGTGGTGGAATGAATGGGCGGATTTTGGTGATTTAGTTGATGGGGGTGGCAATTATGTTGCCTATGTTCCACATGCTCAAAAGCATATGCAACCCAGTAAATATGTAGCAGCATTAAATGCTCCCTTTTTCCACATGACCTATGCTGAAGTAGAATTATTATTAGCAGAAGCATCTATACGTAATTGGGGAGCTTCCGATGCTCAATCTCATTTTGAAAAAGGAATTAGAGCCTCTATGGAATTGGTTTCACAATATCCAGGCGCACCTCCAATTGAGCAAAGTGCTATTGATGATTTTGTTGCTGCTAATCCTTTGCCAGCGACTTTTCCAGATGATATGCGTGTTATTCATGAGCAAATGTGGGTGAATTTCTTTTTAAATGGAGAAGAAGCTTATGCCGATTTTAGACGCTCTGGATACCCTGAATTGGTGCCTTTTACTTCTGTAGAATGGTATAGCAGTGGTACAGGCGGCATTATCCCTCGCAGACATTTTTATCCAGAATTTGAAGCTACTAATAACCCAATAAATTACCAAGAAGCTGTTGATAGGATGGGAGGAACAGACGACTGGCTAAACAGAGTTTGGTGGGATGCTGAATAGAAAATTAGTTAGATTTATTTTAGAACAAGAAGAGGTGTGCGGGAAACTTAACGCCTCTTGCTTGTTAGTAAATTGAAATTATTTTAATAAATACGAAAGCATGATTAGCAAGAGAATCAACAATATAGTATATGCATTAATTTTAGTGTTTTTTACCGCTTGTACTTCTGATGATAGTGTTGAAACCAATAATGCTATTGATGCTCATGTTTTAGTTTTTAATAGTATGCCTTTTAATGCTACTTTAAAAATTAAATCTACTAGTTTTTTAACGGTAAGTATAGATGTTTATAATGAAGATTCATCAGAGCTTATATGGACCTATTCCAATGTCGAGATAAACGATGAACCTAAAAATATAGTTATTGGAAATTTAAGAGAACTAAAGTCTTACCACTATAAGATTAGACATGATCAAGAAGTACTTTTTAAAGGAAATTTTACGATGTTAGAATCACCTGGATGGATTGCAGATTCATCGTCATTTAATGTTTCTGGTGAATTAATTTTGGATGGTAAATCTATGCTCTTTAATAAAATGAGCATGCCGTCTGGAGTTTTTGTAGTAGATGAAAATGGAAAGACGCTATGGGCCAGATCATCTGATAATTTTATAAAAATGGTGAAGCTTACTCATAGAGAAACAATTCTTACCTTAGAAGATAATACAGGAAATCAATTAGGTAGCGGTAATATTATTTTAGAAACCACTTTTTCTGGAGACACATTAACATATTTAAAACAAGGGGTGAATGATTTTAAACACATGGCACATCATGATGTTTTACTAAATAATCAAGGGAACTTTGCTTATATTAATGATATACCTAAAGACAATAATTATGTGGTAGATGGAGTTTCTGTTTTGAACCCAAACGGACAAAAAATATGGGAATGGGAAACAACTCCATATATTTCTATTCCAACTTTAAATAATAATGAATTTGTTCAGCCTTGGGGGAATTCTTTAACAATAGATGAAAGTGATGATAATTATATTGTAAGTTTTCGTAACCTAAATCAGATTTGGAAAGTTCATTCTTTAACAGGTGATGTTATTTGGAGTATTGGAAAAGAAGGTACAATACTTTTAGAAGGCAATGATGCTTTTATGTTTCAGCATCATGCTCAAATGGTGAGTGACAACAAATTATTGCTATTTGATAATGGAAGTCTTGAAGACAGGTCTTATAGTAGAATTGTGGTTTACACTATTGATTTTGACAATAATGAAGCGAGTTTAACGACCAACATAAAACTCTCCAACACTTTATTCTCTCCTTTTATGGGAGCAGTTCAATTATTACCTAACGGCTTTCTTGTTACAAGCTCTATGACAGGGAAAATAGCTAGATTGAATAATAATGGTGAGGTTCTTGGTCAATTAGATTTTAGTGATAGAATATTTAGAGCAAGTATTATTGAAAATTACTTTGAATAAAATTCATATTAAGACGTATGTTATTTTAAAATCTAAATAAATATGGTAATATTATTGTTCTTTATCCTTTAGTTGAAGAAGAACCTCTAATCACTAATTTTAAAGGTTCAACAAACAATTTATTATTTAATGATTTTTCTTCACCCTCGTTTATAATTTTAACTAATTGTTGGGCTATCGTTTTTCCCATATTTTTCGAAGAGTATTCTACAGTAGAAATTCCTGGGTTTAAGTAATTTATATAAGATTCGTTTCCAAAACTAACAATCATTGTATCTTTTGGAATACGAATATTTTTTGATTTTAAAAAAGAAACTAATTGACAGGCTACTAAATTATCGCAACAAACAAAACCATCTACAAAGGGTTTTATGTTCATAAATTCTTCAAATAGATATATTAAATTCCTATGATCTAATTTTGTTTTTGCAATTTGATGCGTTACATAATTATTATCAGCAAGTGTTGATGCAAAACCTTGTTCTATATCATTATTAATTTGTGAATTACAATCATCAATAATTAGCACTATATGTTTTACGCTTTGGTTGAGTAAATGATTGGTAGCAATTTGCACTCCATTATAAAAATCAGGTAAAACGCTTAAAGTAGCTATAGAGGAGCTAGATTGATTAACTGTAGTTAAATGAATGTTTTTTTCTTTAAAATAAGGGTATACATTTTTTGTTAAAATGGTATCTGACAGTAAGCTTATAACCCAAGTTAATTTTGTGGTTTCTAAAACTTCTATAAGATCTTTTTCTGTTTCTATAAGTTGAATAAATACTTCTATATTATTTTTCAAAAGGTGCTTTTGAGTTGTAGAAATAAATTCGTGATTAGATTTCTTATTAAGATTATCTACAAAAAAAAACAATTGATTTTTTTGATTTTTCATGTATTCAGGTAAATTAGGAAAATACCCCATTGCTTTAGCAATATCCCAAACTTTTTCTTTAGTTTTTTTACTTATACTTGGATTATTGTTTAATGCTCTTGATACA
The Flavivirga spongiicola genome window above contains:
- a CDS encoding LacI family DNA-binding transcriptional regulator; this translates as MINTLKKKHNITIHDIAKSINISASTVSRALNNNPSISKKTKEKVWDIAKAMGYFPNLPEYMKNQKNQLFFFVDNLNKKSNHEFISTTQKHLLKNNIEVFIQLIETEKDLIEVLETTKLTWVISLLSDTILTKNVYPYFKEKNIHLTTVNQSSSSIATLSVLPDFYNGVQIATNHLLNQSVKHIVLIIDDCNSQINNDIEQGFASTLADNNYVTHQIAKTKLDHRNLIYLFEEFMNIKPFVDGFVCCDNLVACQLVSFLKSKNIRIPKDTMIVSFGNESYINYLNPGISTVEYSSKNMGKTIAQQLVKIINEGEEKSLNNKLFVEPLKLVIRGSSSTKG
- a CDS encoding aryl-sulfate sulfotransferase, whose protein sequence is MISKRINNIVYALILVFFTACTSDDSVETNNAIDAHVLVFNSMPFNATLKIKSTSFLTVSIDVYNEDSSELIWTYSNVEINDEPKNIVIGNLRELKSYHYKIRHDQEVLFKGNFTMLESPGWIADSSSFNVSGELILDGKSMLFNKMSMPSGVFVVDENGKTLWARSSDNFIKMVKLTHRETILTLEDNTGNQLGSGNIILETTFSGDTLTYLKQGVNDFKHMAHHDVLLNNQGNFAYINDIPKDNNYVVDGVSVLNPNGQKIWEWETTPYISIPTLNNNEFVQPWGNSLTIDESDDNYIVSFRNLNQIWKVHSLTGDVIWSIGKEGTILLEGNDAFMFQHHAQMVSDNKLLLFDNGSLEDRSYSRIVVYTIDFDNNEASLTTNIKLSNTLFSPFMGAVQLLPNGFLVTSSMTGKIARLNNNGEVLGQLDFSDRIFRASIIENYFE